The Chryseobacterium indologenes genomic sequence ATGGATGATATCATAAAATACAGCCGGATTTGATGCATCAGGCGTTATTCTGTATGTGAATGTCGTTTCGTTGAGAGTCAGAATATCCACGACTCTGGTAAATGTAGGGGTAGTCAGTGTTCTCTTTTTCCCATCCGGAGAAATAGACCATGTCCCTTCAGAGCGTAAAACATCATTTAGCCCGAAGATTTTAAAGGTTCCGTTAGCTTTAAAGTAAGAATATCCTACGTAACCGGCCACTTTATTGTCATTTAATGCCACGCTGTTTCCATCCTTATCTTTGGCACCTGTTGTTTCCCAGGGGGTAGAAGCTAATGTAAGCTGTCCATTGGCAGGTTCAGCATGAGATGTTCTTGTATGGATAATGTCATAATAAACTGAAGGATCTGCAGAATTAGGACGTATTCTGTAAGTAAATTCATTTTTGTTTAAAACAAGAATTTCAACATCACGGGTAAAAATAGTGGTTCCGTCCGGGTTCAGGGAAGAAATAGTTCTTGTTTTTACCTGCGCATCTACAGACCATGTTCCCATCGACCTTAAGACATCAGTCAAATTATAGATCGCAAAGCTTCCATTAGTTTTGAAATAGGCAAAACCTACATATCCCGCAACGCTGGAATCAGTTAATGCCACGCTGTTTCCGTTTTTATCTTTAGCTCCGGTTGTTTCCCATGGTGTGGAAGATAAAACCTGGGAAGGAGTCTGCTGTTCAATAATCATTTCATTGTCATCATTTGAACACGATATAAAAGATGCTGATAAAAGCATTGCTGCAGACAGATAACATAATTTTTTCAGTGTATTCATAAGAGTATTTTTAAGTCTTTTGCAAACATATTCCTTATTGCTGTTTCAAACTTTGTATAAAATATCTCTTTTGTTGTAGAAAACATAGCTTTTCGTTTTTAAGATTTTCAAATCAATAAATCATCTTTTGAGAAATATTAGTAAAAAATTGTCGTAGATACACTCCGTTGCGTTTTCTAATATTTGTAAGGCTATAATTTTCAAACCACATAGGCACATAGAATGACAAAAACTTTTTAATCTTGCATTCGTGGCAAACAATAGACAGATCACAAATTTTACCGAAGATAAAATCCCTGTACCTTAAAAAATGAAGCTTGTTAAAAACCTTGGCGATCCTTTGGCGACAATACAATATTTTGCTTTCAACTTAATTAAGATGTAGGTTTTCCTATTTCTTCCTAAAAAAGTATTTTTGAAATATGAATAACAGAAACCGTGGAAAGAATACCGGTGATGATCCCTTGTTAGACTCAGAAAATCAGTTGGGTAAACTCAGAATGGCTGTGCAGGATATGCACTATTTGCTGACAAGAGGTTATCCAGAAAAAGCAACATCCGAACTGGTAGGAAACCGATACAGGTTAAAAACAAGACAGGTTCAGGCGTTGAGGGGAGCTTCAGCATCTGAGCATCAGCTGACCACCAGGAAAACAAAAGAATTGAATGCTTCAGATTTACAGGACAAAATAGTTTATCTCGATGGGTTCAATGTCCTGATATTGTTAGAAAGTTGGCTTTCGGGAGCTTATATTTTTAAAGGGCTGGACGGATGTTTACGTGATCTTTCAGGTGTTCACGGTACATATAAAAGGGTTCATCAGACCCTGCAGGCGATTGAACTGGTGGCAGCTTTTCATGTGGAGAATAAAATCCGGAAAATAGTCTGGATTTTTGATCAGCCGGTTTCCAACAGTGGCAGAATTAAACAAATGATTCTAGACTTTTCCAAAGAAAACAATCTCAACTGGGAGGCTGAGCTTCAATACAATCCAGATAAATTTTTATCCGAAAGTTCAGAAATTATTATTTCCTCAGATGCTTGGATTCTGGATCATTGCAAAGAATGGTTTAACCTTGTCGGGTATCTGATTGAGAAAGAAAATTTATCGGTGAATCTGGTGAAAACATACTGAAATGAATCTGATAAAAAAATATATTCCCTTTATTTCAAAGGAGTGGAAAGAAAAATATCTGGCTGTACTGGCAGAAGAGCATCTAAATAGTTTGAAAAGCAATATTGAAAAATATCAAGCTGGTATTTTGGAATATGACCTGCCTTACTTTAATGAAGAAATAAAAATCAACAGGCAGGAAATCTTCGAAAACTTTATAGGTATTCTTGGAAATGATCAGTCCGATGAGGTAAAAGCACAAATTTTAGAGACAATTCCGTTTGAAGACTGGCTTATTCTCTTAGGTCAGAGACTGACATCAGCAAGTATTCGCGATGAAAATGCAGCTCCTCCCGTTAAACCAGTTTTGATAAAAGCCTGTCTGGAACCTTTTAACAATGAAATTACCATTGCCCAGAGAGCCTGGGAAAAACATATCGGAAGAATGGATGATGACTTCTGGGGTGAAATCAAAGGAAATAATCAGCAAAAGCAGGAAAAAGTGATGGCTAAAATCTATGATATTCTTGAACACCAAACCTGGTGGAATGTATTCTTCCACTATAAACACGGCCTTGTTTTTGAAGTCAGAGAAAAAGAAGGACACGGCCTGCGCTGGAGTCATGGCGGAACAAAGCTCATCGGTTTTCTCGAAAAATTTATCAATGAATAACTGAATACCGTAAAAAGGTTGCGTACTAACCTGGTAGCTTTGCTGCAAAATATAATAAATCAGTAAAAAATGAACACTTACATCGATATTGGCATTAATCTGACCAATAAACAGTTCTGTAATGAACATGATGAAATTATCAACAGGGCCTTGGATCAAGGGGTAGATCATATGATTCTCACGGGAACAAGCGTACGAGGCAGCAAAGAGTCTGCTCAAATCGCAGAAGAATACCGGGATATTTTATTTTCAACAGCCGGAATACATCCTCATGACGCTAAATCATTGACTGACCAAAGCATCAGGGAGCTTAAAAACCTTTTGGAACAAGATCACGTTATTTCTGTAGGAGAGTGCGGGCTTGATTTTGACCGCGATTTTTCTCCGAGGCCCATACAGGAAAAATGTTATAAAGCACAACTTGAGCTGGCCATAGAAGTCAATAAACCTCTTTTTCTACACGAAAGAGCAGCCTTTAAAAGGTTGAATGAAATAACAGACGAATATATTTCACAATTACCGGAAGCTGCAGTTCATTGTTTCACCGGAACTTTGGATGAAGCAAAAATATACCTGGATAAAGGATTTTACCTTGGGTTTACCGGGGCTATCAGCGACGAAAGAAGATTTAAGCATCTGGAAGAGGTGATCAGGTATGTTCCGCTCGATAGAATGATGATTGAAACCGATGCTCCGTTCATGCTTCCGAAAAATATGCCCAGAATACAGAACAGGAGAAATGAGCCCTCATTTTTGCCCTATGTGGCACAAACAATTGCCCGTTTAAAAAGAATAGAAATTTCCGAAGTTGCAGACGAAACCACAGAAACTGCCAGACAGTTTTTCAGAATATAAAAAGAGCTCTACACTAAAGTAAAGCTCTTTTTTTATAGCAGTTTGCGCATTCTCCTGGCCGGCGTCCCGGACTTCTTATAAACTCTTGATTGCCGATTCCAAAGCCAGTTCCATCATTGGATTCAAAGCTTTTTCTCTTTGGTCAGCTGAGATTTTTTCGTGAGTAGGAATGATATCCGTTACCGTAAGAATCGTTGCGGCATTTTTTCCTAAGTGCTGTGCATTGGCAAACAATCCGAAAGCTTCCATCTCTACTGCAGGGCAGTTGTATTTTGTAGCAATTTCAGGAGTAGCAGGATCTTTTCTGTAGAAAATATCACTACTGTGGATGTTGATTGCTTTGGCATTCAATGATAATTCTTTAGCCGTTTCATTGATCGTACTAAAGATATTTCCCTGGTGAGGAAGAATCTCATCTTCAATTCCCCAAGCGTATTTAGCATAAGTACTTTCGCTGGCAGCATTTTCAATATTTAAAAGATCAAAAAGCTTAAGATCCGTATTATAAGCACCACAAGTTCCGATTCTGATGATGGTTTCTACTTCATATTCTGTATACAGCTCAAAAGAATAGATCCCGATGCTCGGAAAACCCATTCCACTGGCTCCTACAGTGATTTCTTTACCTTTGTAAAGACCGGTATAATACAATATTCCTCTGGTTTTGCTTACCAGTTCAGCATTTTCTAAATAATTTTCAGCAATGTACTGTGCACGAAGCGGATCCCCCGGCTGTAATACTACTTTAGCAATTTCTCCTTTGTTGGCACTGATGTGAATACTCATAATTTTATTTTGACTGCCGCAAAGATAATAACTTTTAGATTGCTGACAGTATTGTCATGACTGAAACAAGATAGGCAAATCATGGCAATAAAATCTACAGGATATTCGGAATAAATATTGTAAATCCTAAAATACAGCAAGACCTTTATAAATTTCATATTCTTTCTGACAAAATGTAAACCCGGTACATACAGAACAAAAACAGAACAATACGGAGCGTGTATCAGGAAGCTCCATCCGTTATTTTTGCTCTATTCAATCAGCTAAAATTTAAAAAATGAAAATTGAACACATCGCTATCTGGGTCAGAGATCTTGAAAAATCAAGAGCTTTCTATCAGAAATATTTCGGAGCTGTTTCCAATGAAAAATATGATAATCCTCTTAAGAAATTTCAGTCTTATTTCCTGAGTTTTGAGAATGGATGCCGTATTGAAATCATGACAAGGCCTGATATTCAGGAAGGGGGAAACTCCTACGATTCCCAACAGTTTGGAATCATACATCTGGCATTTTCAGCAGGAAGCAAAGAAAAAGTCGATGACCTTACCAATCTCCTGAGACAAGATGGGTATACGATTGCCGGAGAACCCCGTACGACAGGAGATGGCTATTATGAAAGTGTAATTCTCGATCCGGAAAATAATATCATTGAAATTGTCGCTTAACTCCTGCCGTGCGTTGTCAAGGTTTAAAATACTGACAACGCACGGTTTCTTGATTAATCAGTTTTTCACATTAAAAAATTCCGTTACGGTATTTAACACCAATACTTTGATTAAAAATTTTATTCTAAACGAAATAATTTTATTTTTGTTAGATGATGGATACCAGATCACCATTCCTAGACACAATCTTTTTGCTCAGACAAAACGAATGCATCACACTTTTTTCCAGCTTGCAGGAGATTTCCATGAAAGAGGAAGAAGGTGCAGAAGTATATTTTGAAACAGAATTTGAAAAAGAAAGATTGGAGTTTTTATCTGATCAGGTTGCGTATGATAAAAAAACAGCGGTTTGGGCAGCAAAAGTACTGTACCATAGTGCTCAGTTGTATATGATCAGAGAGAATACTGATAAAGATCTTAGCAGGCTTATTCCAGGATTTAAAGGAAGCAGAGATGTTTCTGCTATACTTTCGGCTGATTTATCACTGCGATTTTTACCGGAGATAATAACCGCATTATATTCTGCAGATCCGGAAGATATACTGATCAAAATGCTGGAAGATATTCTAAGCGTTTTCCATTATTCCGGAATTGGTTATGATTGCGACCTTAAAAATATAAATTGGGAAAAAGAATTGGAAAACAAAACCTACCGAAAATTATATCTGGAAAGAATTGTAGAAAAGAAAGATTATAAACTGGCAGAAATTCCGTTGATCAATAAATTGCTGATGGCAGAATTCGGGATGCATAAAGAGGCATTCTGGAGAGAACTAAAAATAATAACCCAAGAAAATTAATGATACAGAATATCAATAAACTCAATACGGCTCTCAACTATGTAAAAGATACATTTGTTGGTAAAAATGATGTGGTAGACCTGTTGGGGATCTGTCTGCTGGCCAGAGAAAATGCTTTTTTGTACGGTCCCCCAGGTACGGCAAAATCTGCTATTGTAAGAACATTGTCAAAAACCGTTCAGGACGGTAAAAATTTTGAATATCTGTTAACACGTTTCACGGAACCTAATGAAATTTTCGGTCCTTTTGATATCCGGAGATTAAAAGAGGGTGAGCTTCTCACCAACACTGAAGGAATGATGCCGGAAGCTTCAATGGTTTTTCTGGATGAGATTTTCAATGCCAATTCAGCTATCCTGAACTCTCTTCTGACGGCTTTGAACGAAAAGATTTTCAAAAGAGGAAAAGAATCCAAACACCTGCCCGCTCTGATGTTTGTGGGAGCCAGTAACGTACTACCCGAAGATGAAGCTTTGAATGCCTTGTTTGACCGTTTTCTGATACGTATCAATGTTGATTATGTAAATCCGGAATTATTACAGCAAGTACTTTTAGCAGGAAGAAAACTCGAAAATGAAGAAGAAACAGAAGTTCCGGGAATTCATGCCGATGAAATCAGAGAACTCCAGAAACTCTGCAGAACAGTGGATCTTAAACCCATTTATGAAGTGTATCTCAATACCATTATGAGCCTTAGAAATACGGGAATAAGTATTTCAGACCGTAGAGCAGTGAAACTCCAGAATCTTATTGCAGCAAGTGCTTTAATCTGTGGAAGAAATGAAGCCGTCCTGTCTGACCTTTGGGTATTGAAGCATATTTGGGATACAGAAGAACAAATCGAAATTCTTGAAGGCATCATCAACAGGACCATTGAAAAAGATGATCATCCCCGTTCACATCCTCAGGCCATGCAGAATAAAACCCCCAATCCTGAAGACGTGATGAAAGACGTGAAAATTCTTGTTGATAAATGGAATGAAGGAACCTTGAGTTTCGAAGAACAGAATGTGATCAAAGATAAATTAAGATATCTGCAGACCCGTTGTGACTGGATCAGAAATCCCGAACAGAAACAATATATCCAGCAGGAAATTGAAAGCTTATGGCAGAAAATTCTTCAGACCATATAAAAGAATTCTGGGCGGAATTACCCCGTGCAGGAGAAGATTTTCTGGGCTCTGTCAGAGACTGGAAGAATATCCATATTGCAACAGATGATCAAACCATATGGCTTAAAGGATTCACCGATGAACAGGCTTTATCTGCGGAAATTCATCAGCTGCCGGATTTTTTGCTGTATGAACTTCGCGAAGGACTTCTGTTTAAAAAAGAGGCATTGGTCCCCAGTAAAAAAATGAGAACCGGACTTCTCTGGACCCCTATTGATAAAGCTTTACGGCTAAGATTTCCCGCTTCCAATCAAAATTATTTCGGAATTGATGAAAAGATAACAATTAATATAAAAGAATTAAGTGAAGAACAGCCAGCCGTCGCATTATTAACAAAAATATCAGATATTAAAGAAATTATAGCAGGAGTTCCAAAATTTAAACTTGAAAAAATAAAATGGACTTTGATAGGAGAATATGCGCTTTTCATAGGAAACCCTATTGTAAGCCTTCCCGGAAAAGCCTTTTGGGAAAAAGACGGACATTTACTACCAGCAGGTTTTGATTTTGAGTTTAAAAATATGAGCATATTTCTGCAACAAAAATATAATAAAGATTCAGACGGATGGCTTTTGTGGGATGAAAACGGAAATTTCCTTTCCATCGGGAACTCTGATTTCCAACCACTGTCAGTAAGTTCTTTCCGTCTTACCATAAAATCAAAAGAATGGAATTAAAGGCCTATTTCCAGTCCTACGAAAATTATTTCTGGGAATGGAAAACCGATGAAGATGTTCCCGGTGATTCCGGATATCACAACAACAACCTTCTCTCAGTACCGGGAGTAGGGGCCATTGCGTACAGGCCTTACGTAATGGAAATTTTAAAAGAACTTCAGCCACAAGGTTGGCCGCCATTCGGGGCATTGCTAATGGTTTTGTATGCCATGCAGGACGGATACATCGATTTTGAGAAACCTTTGAGAAAGACCGTAAACTTTTACAGCGTAGGTGATGTTGATTTCAAAGCAGAAAAGCAGATTGAATTTCTTAAAAAGGTACAATCTCTTCCCAAAATTTACAAACAAAAGCAAAATAAAATTGTTCTTCTCCAAACCTTATTCAAAAATGGGCATAATAGAACATCATCAGTAGTTGCAGCCTTCAATCTACAAATTTATAGTAAGAGACCTCATGAAATTGAGACCTGCGCTGAAAAAAAAACATGCAAGGCCTTCTGATTTAAATAGAGATTTAAGCGCTTTAGACCTGAATACGAAATTTCCTGACGTTCAATCGATCATTGATGCCATGAAAGATCTCATTGGAGAGCCGGAACTGGATGATGAGGTGATACAGGAAGAAGCCACAGCCAATACAGATAAAGACTTTATCAGAGAGCTTACCGAAGATCCTAAAACCTTTCAGGTCGGAAGCCTGATCAAAAGAATATGGAGCGGATTAAAAATTCCGATGCGCCATCTTTCCCCGGGAGAACAACCTGTCGGAGGAATATCCGATATGACCAACAAAGGAGATTTTCACAGGATGCTCCTTTCAGAATTTGCGAACGATGAGGAAGTATTTATGAATCGTGTAGCCAATAACGAAGTCTTGTACATCCAAAGGGAAATACCGCCGGAAGAAAATATTTTTGAAAGAATTATTTTAATCGATACCTCTCTAAGAAACTGGGGCACCCCAAAAGTACTGGCGTTCGCCTCCGCTCTCGCTGTCATTAAACACCCTAAAGCCCACTCAGAATGTAAAGTTTTTGCTCTCGGACAATCAGGAATTCCGATTTCTTTGGATAAAGTGGAGGATGTGATTGAAAACCTTAATCAGGTAAGCTCTGTTCTGCAAGTGTCGGAAGCACTGGGGAAATTCTTTACCGAACAGCATACCGAAAAAGATATTGAGGTGTTTTTCATTACCCATCAGGAAAATATGGCTGATGAAAAAGTTCAGAAAATTATCCATGAAAACAGAGACAGACTTAAATTTCTGGTAACAACTACCGCTGATGGAGAAATTAATTTTTATAAACATCATCTGGGAACAAGGAAGCATATTCAGAAAATAAAACTTCCTCTTCAGGAGCTATGGGCCAATCCGCCACAACAAAAACAAAAGAACGATCACAGAAATGGAAAGAAAACCGATCTGCCACAAAATTATCCTATTTTGTTTCCCGCACCCGTTAATACAATAGCCCGGTTCTTATATGAAGGAGAGTTTTATATCCTCAGTTCTAAAAAACAGTTACTGAAAACATACCTTTCAGATAACTATTACGATAGACATTCCTATGATTACTATAAAACCTTCCATGGTTGTGAAGTTTTATTTGAAAATATATCTGTAAAACCAAGGGGACAGTTTGCTATGGCAAAAAATAAGCAACAGCATTTTATTTTATGCCAGTACCAA encodes the following:
- a CDS encoding DUF4822 domain-containing protein, giving the protein MNTLKKLCYLSAAMLLSASFISCSNDDNEMIIEQQTPSQVLSSTPWETTGAKDKNGNSVALTDSSVAGYVGFAYFKTNGSFAIYNLTDVLRSMGTWSVDAQVKTRTISSLNPDGTTIFTRDVEILVLNKNEFTYRIRPNSADPSVYYDIIHTRTSHAEPANGQLTLASTPWETTGAKDKDGNSVALNDNKVAGYVGYSYFKANGTFKIFGLNDVLRSEGTWSISPDGKKRTLTTPTFTRVVDILTLNETTFTYRITPDASNPAVFYDIIHTKVNHKEPL
- a CDS encoding DUF434 domain-containing protein — translated: MNNRNRGKNTGDDPLLDSENQLGKLRMAVQDMHYLLTRGYPEKATSELVGNRYRLKTRQVQALRGASASEHQLTTRKTKELNASDLQDKIVYLDGFNVLILLESWLSGAYIFKGLDGCLRDLSGVHGTYKRVHQTLQAIELVAAFHVENKIRKIVWIFDQPVSNSGRIKQMILDFSKENNLNWEAELQYNPDKFLSESSEIIISSDAWILDHCKEWFNLVGYLIEKENLSVNLVKTY
- a CDS encoding TatD family hydrolase, which encodes MNTYIDIGINLTNKQFCNEHDEIINRALDQGVDHMILTGTSVRGSKESAQIAEEYRDILFSTAGIHPHDAKSLTDQSIRELKNLLEQDHVISVGECGLDFDRDFSPRPIQEKCYKAQLELAIEVNKPLFLHERAAFKRLNEITDEYISQLPEAAVHCFTGTLDEAKIYLDKGFYLGFTGAISDERRFKHLEEVIRYVPLDRMMIETDAPFMLPKNMPRIQNRRNEPSFLPYVAQTIARLKRIEISEVADETTETARQFFRI
- the deoD gene encoding purine-nucleoside phosphorylase; its protein translation is MSIHISANKGEIAKVVLQPGDPLRAQYIAENYLENAELVSKTRGILYYTGLYKGKEITVGASGMGFPSIGIYSFELYTEYEVETIIRIGTCGAYNTDLKLFDLLNIENAASESTYAKYAWGIEDEILPHQGNIFSTINETAKELSLNAKAINIHSSDIFYRKDPATPEIATKYNCPAVEMEAFGLFANAQHLGKNAATILTVTDIIPTHEKISADQREKALNPMMELALESAIKSL
- a CDS encoding VOC family protein — encoded protein: MKIEHIAIWVRDLEKSRAFYQKYFGAVSNEKYDNPLKKFQSYFLSFENGCRIEIMTRPDIQEGGNSYDSQQFGIIHLAFSAGSKEKVDDLTNLLRQDGYTIAGEPRTTGDGYYESVILDPENNIIEIVA
- a CDS encoding AAA family ATPase; translation: MIQNINKLNTALNYVKDTFVGKNDVVDLLGICLLARENAFLYGPPGTAKSAIVRTLSKTVQDGKNFEYLLTRFTEPNEIFGPFDIRRLKEGELLTNTEGMMPEASMVFLDEIFNANSAILNSLLTALNEKIFKRGKESKHLPALMFVGASNVLPEDEALNALFDRFLIRINVDYVNPELLQQVLLAGRKLENEEETEVPGIHADEIRELQKLCRTVDLKPIYEVYLNTIMSLRNTGISISDRRAVKLQNLIAASALICGRNEAVLSDLWVLKHIWDTEEQIEILEGIINRTIEKDDHPRSHPQAMQNKTPNPEDVMKDVKILVDKWNEGTLSFEEQNVIKDKLRYLQTRCDWIRNPEQKQYIQQEIESLWQKILQTI